The Acidobacteriota bacterium genome contains the following window.
ATGGACCCATGATGTCGTTATAAATGACACTTCCCCATGTAAGCATATAACTCGAGTCTGTCGACATATCAGCCGCAAGCATTGCAGCTATACACAATCCCATAAGCCCAACAGGAACAAATGTAGCAAGGAATGTGGGCATCGCGTCTAGGGAATTAGTCACCTGGCCAAGCGTGGCGAGAGCGGCAATTCCCCAAATGCCGGGAATGAGGAATCGGCATACGAAAAAGAAACTTGTTCGCACATAGATCTTCTGTCCAGTCAATGAATCCTTTGCCGCTAGAACGCGGGCAATAGTTGTCTGCCAGGTCAGAACTGCCGCAAAATTGAGCATTACCTGAAAAAGTACGTACGGCCAACCAAGATCCGGATGTACGAAAGGATTGAATCCGCCCGCACCGTAATTAGCCTCGACCGTGGTCACGATCTTGTCCCAGCCAACGTAAACTAACACGAGCAGCGTAACCGCGATCAACCCGACGCTCATCACGACAAACTGTAGAAAATCGGTGATTAGAACCGAAAGCATTCCGCCGAGAATCGTATAGGTCGCAACGCCGACAAGCAGGACTGTCATCATCGCTTCTAAATAGCCAACCTGATAGCCGAAAAGGTTAAAGGAAGTGACCTTTAGCCCAACGATCGTAACTAAAAACTGCCCGCCGATTCGCAGAAAAACGCCCATGTTCAGCAATCCGCCGAGCACGATCACGACCCCAGCGGCCCAGCGAACTCGCGGTCCGAATTGCTTCTCGATCAATTGAGGTATCGTTATCACGCCGGAATCACGGAGCGGTTTGATGCAGAAGCCCGTATAACCGATCACGAGCATCGACAGTGCCATAGCAATCCCCGGGGTAGCGCCGGCAAAGCCGTATTTGTACCCCGCCTCGGCCGTGTACATACACGTAACTATGCCGAATTCGGTTGCAGCAAGCGAAGCGATGCCCAAATAGACATTCATCTCGCGGCCCGCGACCAGAAAATCATCGACTTTGCCGACATACTTCCGCACGTACAATCCCGCCGCCATCGTCACAAGCAAATAAAGCCCGACAATGCTTCCGTCCAGAAGCCAGTTGAAATTAGTCATTTAGATGACTCCGAATTTGAAGGTATTAAAAAGACTTTCCAATATTATTCGGGTTTTTGCGTTCTGTCCAACGAGAACGCAACTAGATGTTTTTTCTTTATAGCAGGCCCGCTGCGGAACCCCTAAAGGGAAAAGAAAAAGACCGCCATTTCCTGGCGGTCTTTATAATTTGACTATCTAATCGTTCGACGCCGCTCGGCTGGTTACGACCTACGCCCACTCTTCAAGATCAATCCGACAATAAGACCGATCGCCGCAGAAATAAGGATCGTCTGGCCCGGCTTCTGGCGGGCGAATTCCTTTGCGTCTTCGACAAGTTCCTTCGGGTCCTTGTTCGATAGTTCCTTGAACTTATCGCCTGCTTGGGCGAACTTGTCGTTGGCAAAATCCTTGGCCTTAACGGCTGCGTCCTGAATCTTCTGTCCGTATTCCTGTGCCTGCATCTTTAGGTCTCCTAAAAACTCGTCATCCGTCACCTTGTCGGCTGGCGATCCAACCGGTATCAGGCTCTGTTCCAATTCCTGTTCTGCTTTCTTAACTTCTGCTTCAAATTCTGACATATCAAGATACTCCCGAATTATTAAAAATAATCAATAATGCGACGGCTGAGATGTTTTTCTCGCCTTATTAGTTGTAACGAATTTCTCGCGAGATTTGTTCCATCGATCAACTTTATGTGATGCGCATCACATTTGTGGTTGACAAAGATATTTCCAAAATGCGAGTCTATCTGTTCAAGTAAGTAAGCACTTACTTTATGGAGAATAGATATTGATCAAAGATCTTTTCAAATGTGAGCATCCGGGCCGTATGACGGGTGATGCCCGGCGTGAGCAGATATTGCAGACGGCGGTCGATCTGTTTTCGAAGCGTGGGTTTAAGGGAACGACCACAAAAGAGATAGCGAAAGCTTCCGGTGTTTCTGAGGCGATGGTGTTTCGCCATTTTGCCAGCAAGGACGAGCTCTACGGAGCGATCCTGCATAACAAGGGTTGTCAGGACGGCGTGCAGCGTTTTCCGTGGGAAGAGAACAAGGCCCTTGCTGAGGCGATTAGGCAAAAAGATGATTTTGCGGTCTTCTACAATCTCGCAAAAACCGCTCTTGATAAACATCACGAAGATGTCGGTTTCATGCGGTTGCTGTTTTACAGTGCTCTCGAGGAGCATGACCTGGCAGAACGATTTTTTGGGGAGTTCGTCGCCCGTATCTACGGTTTTATCGGCGGCTATATCGAGGAAAGACAGCGGGATGGTGTCTTTCGCCAGTTTGAGCCAAAGATCGCGGTTAGGGCGTTTATGGGAATGATGATCCACCATTCGCTCAACAATATTCTCTGGGACAAGCAACGTAACATCCTTGATATCACAAACGAGGAAGCGGCGAAGAATTTTGCGGAAATTCTGCTAAAAGGCATCCGGGCATAACTGCCGAGAAGCTAATTACTAATGATGAGAAGTAGGACTTTTAACGTTACAACTCTGGCTGTCGCCCTGTCGACGCTACTCGCCTTTACGGGGTGCGGTTCGCGAGGCGCAAATACCAATGCGAACTCAAGCAGTGCGCAACCGACGACAGTTGACATCAATACGGCTCAGGCAATTACGCGGCAAATACCGACCTATTTTGAAGCGACCGGTAACCTTGCGAGCGATGCCCAGACGGATGTCGCACCGGTCGTAGGCGGCAAGGTCGTCGAGGTTAATTTTGACGTCGGAAGCTACGTCACCAAGGGTAGCGTTCTTGTAAGAATGGACGACCGTGACGCTCGCATCCGGCTCGAACAGGCTCAGGCCCAAGTTGAACAGCAGAAAAAAGCGGTTGGAACTGCGATCGCAGCACTTCGGCAGGCCCAGATCCGCCTTGGCGTGAAGGACGGCGAGGTATTCGATATCGAGACCTTTTCGCAGGTCAAATCTACCAAGGCTAACCTCGTTCTCGCAGAAAAGGAATTAGCCCGGGCTGAAAAGCTTTATGCAACTGGTGACGTTTCCAGATCGATCCTTGATCAGCGGCGGTCGCAGCGTGATGCGTTGCTCGGCCAGCTTGACGAAGCTCGCTCCAATGCAGCGGTCGCGGTAAAAGCCATTAATTCTGCCGAGGCTCAGGTCGCAGCTGCAAAGAGTGCGGTTACGACCTCGGAAACACAGATCGATCAGGCGCGAAAGGCGATATCAGACATGGTGATTCTGGCACCGATCAGCGGATACGTTTCAGAGCGTGTTGCCGACCTCGGAGAATTCCTCACGCCAAACGCCCCTAATACTAAGGTCGCAACGATCGTCCGTACGTCATCACTTCGATTGCGGATCGACGTTCCAGAAGCATCGATCGGTAAGGTTGCGGTCGGCCAGGGAATCTCGATGCAAACCAGTGCGTATCCCGAACGCACATTCGCCGGCACGGTCGTACGGATCCTGCCAAATGTAAACACGACGGCCCGCACACTGATCGTCGAGGCCGAAGTCCCAAATGGCGACGGACTGCTCAAACCAGGTCAGTTCGCAACGGTTCGTGTCACGCAATCAAAACCAGAGAACGCAGTCATGATCCCGGCCTCTGCGATAAAGACCGAAGGTGACCTCAATAAAGTATATGTGGTGAAGGACGGGGCGGTTCGCGAACGCCTTATTCAGACGGGACTGCTGGAGAACGACCTTATCCAGGTTAAACAGGGTATAGCTGAAGGGGAAACGATCGCGACCAGCAATCTCAATGAATTGTTCGACGGGATCTTCGTCCGTCAGGTGAATTAACAAGGGGCAAGAATTATGCAGTGGTTAGCTGAAGTTTGTGTAAAGCGTCCTGTGTTTGCGACGATGTTGATCTTGTCGCTCGTTGTCGTGGGCGCGTTTTCGTTCCTGAGTCTTGGGGTCGATCTATTTCCCAAGATCGACTTCCCGACCATAACCATCACGGTAGTAAATCCCGGGGCTTCGCCGCAGGAGATCGAAACCGAAATAACCGACAAGGTTGAAGAAGCTGTCAATACCATCAGCGGTATCGACGAGTTGCGTTCATCCTCAATTGAAGGTATATCGCAGGTTTTTGTCCAATTCGTCTTGGAAAAGGACGTTAACGTTGCCGCTCAAGAGGTAGAGAACCGCGTTCAGACGGTGATCCCTAACCTTCCTGAAACAGCGGAACAGCCGACCGTTCAGAAGTTAGATACTGACGCTGCACCGGTACTTCGTGTGACGGTTTCAGCTCCCACGTCGATCCGCGAGATCACCGAACTTGCCCGCAAGAAGATCAAAGAACCTATCGAATCCGTAAACGGCGTCGGCCAGATCACGATCATCGGTGGTCAGGAACGGCAGATCAACGTCTGGGTCGATCCGGACAAAATGCGTTCGTACAATGTAACACCTGCCGAAGTTTCCGGCTCCCTGAAGATCCAGAACATGGAATTTCCGAGCGGTCGCCTGGATGAAGGTCAGACGGAAACCAGTGTGCGAACCGTGGGTAAGATCCAGAAGGTAGAGGAATTCAGCGACGTTGTCGTAGCCACGCGTGGAGCCTATCAAGTTAAGGTAAAGGACCTGGGCTACGTTGAGGACGGAGCCCAGGAACTGCGTTCCGAGGCCCGCCTTAATGGCCAGCCCGCAGTAACCCTTATCGTCGCGAAACAGTCAGGCCAAAATACCGTAGCTACTGCTCGGGCAGTAAAAGAAAAACTCAATGAGATCCTGCCGACCCTGCCGAAGAGCTATCAGGTTCGGATAATCGGTGATAACTCAATTTTCATTGAGAATTCTCTTCATGCCATCGAAGAACATTTGATCGTCGGTTCGATCCTTGCTGCGATCGTGGTTTTCCTGTTCCTGTGGAGTTTCCGCTCGACCCTGATCGCCGGGCTGGCGATCCCTACCTCAATTATTTCAACATTTGCCCTGATGTATGCGATGGGATATACGCTCAATTCGATAACCATGCTGAGCCTTACGCTCATGGTGGGTATCGTTATTGACGACGCAATTGTCGTACTCGAGAACATCTATCGATTCGTTGAGGAAAAGGGGATGAATCCTTTCCAGGCGGCGATAGAAGGAACGCGGGAGATCGGATTGGCGGTCCTGGCAACAACTCTTTCGCTGATGGCGGTGTTCGTGCCGATCGGCTTCATGCAGGGAATCGTCGGCCGATTCATGTCTTCCTTTGGCCTGACCGCATCCTTCGCCGTGCTTGTTTCCTTGATCGTTTCATTCACCCTAACGCCGATGCTCGCGGCCAGGTTGATAAAAAAACATAAGGAAACGCCTGAAACCGAAAAAGAGAAGGAAGAAATAAAAGGCGATGGAATGATCGAGCCGGTTCAGAACGACAGCAAATACACCGGCTGGTTCAGAATTCTTGATCGGGGTTACGCTTCGCTGCTTCGGTTCTCAATGAACCATCGATGGGTGATCGTCACTCTTTGTCTGCTTGTTTTTATAAGCATCGTTCCACTATTCATGTCCGTTGGTAAGAACTTTTTGCCTGTGGACGATCAATCTCAGTATGAGGTCTCCGTTCGCGTTCCTGAAGGCTCAAGTTTGACGGCTTCGTCCTTAATGTTCGAACGAATTGCTGCCGAGATACGCAAACTTCCGGGGGTGACTGACACGCTTGCGACCGTCGGTGGCGGGCAGCAGCAAGTAGTTAACGCGGGAACGATCTATGTGAAGCTGAGCGACATCAAAGACCGGCAAAAATCGCAGGAACAGCTAATGGCTGAAACTCGCGATCTGATCTCGGCGAAATTTCCGCCCGAGTTGCGTACCGGCGTTCAACCTGTTCAAGCCTTCTCCGGCGGCGGCTTTCGAAATGCAAACGTTCAATTCATGATCGCCGGCCCTGATCTGGCAAAACTGTCTGAGTATTCCGACAAGATCATGGCGAAAATGAAAACTATCCCGGACGCGGTCGACGTTGACTCTACGTTGATCAGCGGCAAGCCCGAAGTACGGCTCTCCGTGGATCGTGACACAGCCGCGGACCTTGGTGTTCGCGTTGGTGATGTCTCGCAAGCGTTGAATACTCTGGTTGCCGGACAAGAAGCAACAACGTTCAGTTCGGGAACCGATCAATATGAGGTGCGTGTTCGTGCAATAAATCCATACCGAACGAGCGTGGAAGGATTGAAACGCGTTATCGTCCCATCTAGCAAGCTAGGCTGGGTTACCCTGGATCGGGTCGTTTCATCATCATCCGGAACCGGGCCAAGTTCGGTGGACCGAACTAACCGGCAGCGTCAGGTGACGATCCTTGGTAACACTAGGCCGGGTGGTTCGGCCGCGAGCATAACGTCGGCAATTGACAGCTACGTCAAAGATCTGGATCTCCCGGCGACCTATCGTACTGGATACGTCGGCCAATCTAAGGAGATGGGAAAAGCCGGGTTCTACTTTCTGCTTGCGTTCGCACTGTCATTTATCTTTATGTACATAGTGCTGGCAGCCCAGTTCGAATCCTTTATTCACCCGGTCACGATCCTTCTGACACTACCGCTTTCAATACCATTCGGCATCTTTAGTCTTCTGATCGCTGGGCAAACGGTCAACATCTTCTCCGGACTCGGACTGCTTTTACTTTTCGGCGTCGTCAAGAAAAACGCGATCTTACAGATCGACCATACAAACCATTTGCGTTCCACGGGAATGTCGCGATACGACGCGATCATACAAGCCAATCGCGACCGACTCCGTCCGATCCTGATGACAACGATCGCCCTAGTCGCCGGTATGCTTCCGCTGGTTGTATCGACTGGCGCGGGTTCCGGGACAAACAGGTCGATCGGCGTGCTCGTGGTCGGCGGTCAGTCGATGTGTCTGCTTCTGACATTGCTAGCCGTTCCAGTTTTCTACTCTTTATTCGACGATCTGGCTGAGCTTCGATTGTTCAGGTATGTCAACCGCTTTGGCTCATGGTTATTTGGGGGTATGAAGCGGCGTGTTGCCTCAACGGCAAGTTCACTTATTGGCAAATAATTACGGCCCTTTTTATATGTATCGGCATTTTTATTTAATTTTATTATTAATTTTGGCTGCTTGCGGCACGGATCTCTGTGCCCAGGACGCGTCGCCAACGCCGACACCCACTCCGGTCGTAAATGATGTACAAACGACGACTCCGGATGAGATAAAAGGCGTTCCCTCGATCGCGCCGGACTACAGGTCCGACAAGCGTTCGCAGCCTGATCTGGGGCGTGTAGGCGTCGACATGCTCCGGCAGAGAGCCCTTTCGCTCAGGGAGGCGGTCGAGCTTGCGCTGGAAAACAACAAAGATATTGAGGTTTCACGCAAGGGTGTTTCGATAGCCGAATTTGACCTCGCCGCCGCGCGGGGATTCTACCAGCCGCGATTGTCAGGCACGGCTTATTATGATCGTTCTACAACGGCAAACGTAAGTATTTTCAGCAATAATCAGAAAAATACGGTCGGTTCACTCGTCGGTAATGCACAACTTCAGGCATTTGCTCCAAAATACGGAACTGTCTTTACTGGCGGCTTCAATAACTCGCGGGTCTCGACCGATAACCCTATCTCGATCCTGAGTCCGCAATATAATACCGGCCTAAGCTTTTCCGTGAACCAGCCGCTGTTTCGCGGGCGCAAATTTGATCAGACCAGGCGAACGATCGAGATCGCAAAGCGTAATATTTCGCTGACCGATACGCAATTCCAGCAGCGTTCTATCGAGATCGTCTCCGGCGTCGAAAAATCTTATTGGGATCTG
Protein-coding sequences here:
- a CDS encoding sodium:solute symporter family protein, coding for MTNFNWLLDGSIVGLYLLVTMAAGLYVRKYVGKVDDFLVAGREMNVYLGIASLAATEFGIVTCMYTAEAGYKYGFAGATPGIAMALSMLVIGYTGFCIKPLRDSGVITIPQLIEKQFGPRVRWAAGVVIVLGGLLNMGVFLRIGGQFLVTIVGLKVTSFNLFGYQVGYLEAMMTVLLVGVATYTILGGMLSVLITDFLQFVVMSVGLIAVTLLVLVYVGWDKIVTTVEANYGAGGFNPFVHPDLGWPYVLFQVMLNFAAVLTWQTTIARVLAAKDSLTGQKIYVRTSFFFVCRFLIPGIWGIAALATLGQVTNSLDAMPTFLATFVPVGLMGLCIAAMLAADMSTDSSYMLTWGSVIYNDIMGPFRKEAWSEKKGILINRMIVALIGVFLLFYGLWYPLEGDVWTYLGITGTIYLASISVLLISSCYWKGANSWGAFGSIFFAAAIPVMFLVLEKTPGTKDLAKQIGPYYSGIAAYVFSALAMFTFSLLKPRKGEIA
- a CDS encoding efflux RND transporter permease subunit, translating into MQWLAEVCVKRPVFATMLILSLVVVGAFSFLSLGVDLFPKIDFPTITITVVNPGASPQEIETEITDKVEEAVNTISGIDELRSSSIEGISQVFVQFVLEKDVNVAAQEVENRVQTVIPNLPETAEQPTVQKLDTDAAPVLRVTVSAPTSIREITELARKKIKEPIESVNGVGQITIIGGQERQINVWVDPDKMRSYNVTPAEVSGSLKIQNMEFPSGRLDEGQTETSVRTVGKIQKVEEFSDVVVATRGAYQVKVKDLGYVEDGAQELRSEARLNGQPAVTLIVAKQSGQNTVATARAVKEKLNEILPTLPKSYQVRIIGDNSIFIENSLHAIEEHLIVGSILAAIVVFLFLWSFRSTLIAGLAIPTSIISTFALMYAMGYTLNSITMLSLTLMVGIVIDDAIVVLENIYRFVEEKGMNPFQAAIEGTREIGLAVLATTLSLMAVFVPIGFMQGIVGRFMSSFGLTASFAVLVSLIVSFTLTPMLAARLIKKHKETPETEKEKEEIKGDGMIEPVQNDSKYTGWFRILDRGYASLLRFSMNHRWVIVTLCLLVFISIVPLFMSVGKNFLPVDDQSQYEVSVRVPEGSSLTASSLMFERIAAEIRKLPGVTDTLATVGGGQQQVVNAGTIYVKLSDIKDRQKSQEQLMAETRDLISAKFPPELRTGVQPVQAFSGGGFRNANVQFMIAGPDLAKLSEYSDKIMAKMKTIPDAVDVDSTLISGKPEVRLSVDRDTAADLGVRVGDVSQALNTLVAGQEATTFSSGTDQYEVRVRAINPYRTSVEGLKRVIVPSSKLGWVTLDRVVSSSSGTGPSSVDRTNRQRQVTILGNTRPGGSAASITSAIDSYVKDLDLPATYRTGYVGQSKEMGKAGFYFLLAFALSFIFMYIVLAAQFESFIHPVTILLTLPLSIPFGIFSLLIAGQTVNIFSGLGLLLLFGVVKKNAILQIDHTNHLRSTGMSRYDAIIQANRDRLRPILMTTIALVAGMLPLVVSTGAGSGTNRSIGVLVVGGQSMCLLLTLLAVPVFYSLFDDLAELRLFRYVNRFGSWLFGGMKRRVASTASSLIGK
- a CDS encoding efflux RND transporter periplasmic adaptor subunit, which translates into the protein MRSRTFNVTTLAVALSTLLAFTGCGSRGANTNANSSSAQPTTVDINTAQAITRQIPTYFEATGNLASDAQTDVAPVVGGKVVEVNFDVGSYVTKGSVLVRMDDRDARIRLEQAQAQVEQQKKAVGTAIAALRQAQIRLGVKDGEVFDIETFSQVKSTKANLVLAEKELARAEKLYATGDVSRSILDQRRSQRDALLGQLDEARSNAAVAVKAINSAEAQVAAAKSAVTTSETQIDQARKAISDMVILAPISGYVSERVADLGEFLTPNAPNTKVATIVRTSSLRLRIDVPEASIGKVAVGQGISMQTSAYPERTFAGTVVRILPNVNTTARTLIVEAEVPNGDGLLKPGQFATVRVTQSKPENAVMIPASAIKTEGDLNKVYVVKDGAVRERLIQTGLLENDLIQVKQGIAEGETIATSNLNELFDGIFVRQVN
- a CDS encoding TetR/AcrR family transcriptional regulator — protein: MIKDLFKCEHPGRMTGDARREQILQTAVDLFSKRGFKGTTTKEIAKASGVSEAMVFRHFASKDELYGAILHNKGCQDGVQRFPWEENKALAEAIRQKDDFAVFYNLAKTALDKHHEDVGFMRLLFYSALEEHDLAERFFGEFVARIYGFIGGYIEERQRDGVFRQFEPKIAVRAFMGMMIHHSLNNILWDKQRNILDITNEEAAKNFAEILLKGIRA